GTTGCTTCACCAACAGGAACCGAGATCGGCGCTCCCTGGTCAATAGCATCAATCCCGCGAACCAGTCCATCTGTAGAGGACATGGCGATACAGCGCACCAAGTTATCTCCAAGATGATTGGAAACTTCAAGAGTCAGATCCATGTTGCGGCCATCGCTGAGGCTCGCAACAATTTTGATGGCATTGAATATCTGGGGCAACTGGCCGCGTTCAAATTCAATATCGACAACCGGACCCATAATGCTCACAACGCGTCCTTTGTTCATCTTCATTTCCCTCCTCGAAAGCTGTTACATATGGACCTTAAGCCCACTCATATTAAGACTGCGCGTTCGCACCAGCCACGATCTCGGTAATTTCTTGCGTAATGGCCGCCTGACGGGCACGGTTGTACGTAAGTCTAAGTTCTCCGATCATTTTTGATGCGTTCTTCGTTGCACTGCCCATGGCTGTCATTTTGGCTCCCAGCTCACTGGCCTTGCCGTTCAGAAGAGCACCATAGATTAAAGTTTCGGCGTATTTAGGAAGCAGAACCTCCAGTACGCCTTCAGGTGAAGGCTCGTACTCATAAGCGGCTGCTGCTCCGTGATGCCCGCCTTCCCCAACACCTTCCATAGGCAGAAGTCTGTCTACAGTCGGAATCTGGCTGATCGCATTGACAAACTGGTTGTAGCAAATGTAGATCTCATCATAGACACCTGTCTCGAACTGGTTAACCGCCGAATAAGCAATCGACTTGATGTCGGCAAATTTCGGGGTATCGGACAGCTCGGTGATTTCTTCTACAATGGGATACTCACGGCGCCGCAAAAAGTCACGGCCTTTGCGCCCGATCACAAACAGCGCATACTCATCCTTGGACTTATGGCGTTCTGCGATCAGCATCGTTACTTTACGCAGAATGTTCGCATTGTAGCCGCCGGCAAGACCTCTGTCCGAGGTGATGATCAAATAACCTGTTTTTTTGACAGGCCGGCTGACCAGCATCGGGTGCTGGAGATCCTGCGTACCGGCAGCAATACTCGAGACGACCTCTTTAAGCTTCTCTGAATATGGACGGGCTGCTTCTGCCTTCTCCTGCGCCTTGCGCAGCTTGGACGCAGCGACCATCTCCATCGCTTTGGTGATCTGTCTGGTGTTCTGAACGCTCTTAATTTGACGTTTAATATCGCGCATGCTTCTTGCCATGATTTCACCACCTTAGAGCTTTGACGTATGTCAAAGCTAACTTCGTAAGCATAAGCCGAGCTTTGACGTACCAAAGCTAACTTCGTAAGCATAAACGGTAATCTCTATATATTAGCTTGTAGCAAAGCCTCTTTTGAATTTCTCAATGGCATCCTTGAGCGCTGTCTCGTTGTCTGCTGTCAGATCCTTGGTATCCGTGATGGATTTGAGGATTTCAGTTGCACTGCTGTCGATAAAGGCCAGGAATTCCTTCTCGAAACGCTTAACGTCCTTGACAGGAATATCATCCAGATGTCCTTTGACGGCGGTGTACAGACTAACCACTTGATGCTCAACGCCAAGCGGCTGGTTCACGCCCTGTTTCAGAATCTCCATCATACGTGCACCGCGGTTCAGACGGGCCTGTGTTGATTTGTCCAGATCGGAGCCGAACTGGGAGAAAGCCTGAAGCTCACGGTATTGAGCCAGATCCAGACGCAGGGAACCGGCGACCTTCTTCATGGCTTTGATCTGTGCGGAACCCCCTACACGGGATACGGAGATACCAACGTTGATCGCCGGACGCTGCCCGGAGTTGAACAGATCGGATTCAAGGAAGATTTGGCCGTCTGTGATCGAAATTACGTTCGTTGGAATGTAAGCCGATACGTCAGAAGCCTGTGTTTCGATGAATGGCAG
This genomic interval from Paenibacillus sp. FSL H8-0332 contains the following:
- the atpG gene encoding ATP synthase F1 subunit gamma; translated protein: MARSMRDIKRQIKSVQNTRQITKAMEMVAASKLRKAQEKAEAARPYSEKLKEVVSSIAAGTQDLQHPMLVSRPVKKTGYLIITSDRGLAGGYNANILRKVTMLIAERHKSKDEYALFVIGRKGRDFLRRREYPIVEEITELSDTPKFADIKSIAYSAVNQFETGVYDEIYICYNQFVNAISQIPTVDRLLPMEGVGEGGHHGAAAAYEYEPSPEGVLEVLLPKYAETLIYGALLNGKASELGAKMTAMGSATKNASKMIGELRLTYNRARQAAITQEITEIVAGANAQS